Part of the Cervus elaphus chromosome 18, mCerEla1.1, whole genome shotgun sequence genome is shown below.
aacaaaaagctcaGAGGCCACGAAAACTCAGAGtaatttcatttacaaatatatacagTGAATATGTCAGTTGAATAAAATACAGGAGCAGAGATAATAAATTACAGtcaacttttaatttcttttgccaGTTAGGGAAGCCTGTTGCAggtaatataaatttttttaaaaaatcactttaaaatgtatgtttataATTGAAGTTCCTGTATCTAGTTTGGAAATTCACTATGTTTCCCAtaagaaaacacaagagatggTGACTGAAATAGAATTGCTCTCTTTCCACAAATGTCTATTTAGAATATTTCCTAGTTCCATTCCATGTGACAGCGGGCAACCTTTGCTTTGTGGATGAGACATTTTACCTAGAGCTCTGTGCTGCTACCATCTTCTCTGAGGTAGGGaatgtaattaaatattttttgttgaaTATCTATGTAACAATGAGATGAGAATCTTAAAACTTTCTTCCAGCTTTTGCTTGGCCTTGGACTATGTGAAATTAGACTTTTAAACAAATTGAGCCAGCTTAGCTAAAGGCTTCTTTCTGTAAGTAGTTTCATTCCCGTGGTTTTTTATTTCCTGACTTAGCATTTAGTTAATACTGTTCACGCTGTAATACCTCAAATCCAAAACTGTCAGGCTGGCATGCAGCCTGTACTCCTGATAAACATTTACTTTGTGAGAAATCATTTTGAGAAAAATTTCATTACTCTATATACAGAGATTTTCCAACAGTATATTGAGCTTAAAGCTTTTCTGTTAGTTCGGCTGATTGGGGCTTCTCTATCTCATTCTCTGAGAATTGCTGGGGCTTCCCATTGAGAACAGAATGAAGTGGCCTCTGGACCCTCCTTACCCCAGcatcctcttcctccccttcccccaagcTTAGAGACTGCTGTCAGCCCCTCCCTGTCCTCACTTTCTAGACAGAAAGCTGAAAGTTTCTAGGGAATGAAATGCTTCTATCAAAAGGTAGCAAcctctgttttaaaatgtattaattgtACATCAACATCATGCCACATTATTTACATAAAGTCACTTAAAAATAAGCTTACACTTCATCCCTGAATTTTTCGAAAGTTACTCCATGCCCATCATCTTTGAAAACTTCATCTGCAGTACACAGACCCAGGGTTTTTAGTGCTataagagaataagaaaaaagaaaacttcacaaAGTGAGAATTGGTTTCAGCTAGGGAAACTTATGTAATGACTACAAATTATTACCTCAGTTTGTAAAAGATACTGACCTTCTTTATACTGTATGAATGATATGGATCCTTTATTCGAGGAGTCCAGCATCTCAAACATAGATGCAATGTTAGAGTTATCCATAAAGAAAGGGAGAGCCACGCCCGATATTTTGGCAATTCTCAGCCGTTCCAATATAGATATTAAATACTCTCTTGGTCTTTCTGTAAAAGAATAGGGGGAAGTTCTTTctcataagaaattaaaatatgtctgTCATAAATGGAAATAGTCATGTAACAATTATTAAATACCTATGTTTGAAGTACTGTACTAGGCACTGGGAATATAGGCCTTGCTTACAGGAAAGGCAAGACATTGaacaattaaataattatatacacaAGTAGTCTACTCCAGATGACTCAATAAAAATGTCCATTCAGGTCTACTGTATCCTTCtatacttctctgtatattcattctagtaatttctgagagtttgatattaaaactccaactaaaaac
Proteins encoded:
- the EFCAB10 gene encoding EF-hand calcium-binding domain-containing protein 10, with amino-acid sequence MEARSSRELKARNYLEKHRIMELLTYLTSALVFFRPERPREYLISILERLRIAKISGVALPFFMDNSNIASMFEMLDSSNKGSISFIQYKEALKTLGLCTADEVFKDDGHGVTFEKFRDEVNKRTQEIWSAF